One Novipirellula galeiformis genomic window, CAACATGGCGGGATACAAGGATCCGCTTCGCCACGACAGCAACCCCAGGTAAACCCCGAGCGGAAAGACCGCGACCACGTGGACCAAATCCATGTGGAAGGCCGCGAACAGGAACGAGGAGACCAGGATGCCGGCGAACGGACCGAAGGATTTCGTCAATCGAGTTTGCACGTAACCGCGAAACACTAATTCTTCGCACAACGCCGGCGTTGCCCCAATCAACAACGCGATCGGAATCAGAAATCCGTTGTGACCGTGAAAGCGGAACGCCTCGCTCATCACCTTTAAACTATCGCTCTCCTCCATGAAGCCACCAACGAGCAGGGAGGAGATCAGTCCGACCAGGGGTGTGGCCATCGCGGCGGCGACCCACACGGAAACCGGCCAACGGCCCCGCGTCAGCGCCAAGCGTTTACGAGTTTCTACGGGCGACAGGAAGGCAGCTAGCAGCGACGGTACCGTCATCGCCAATTGAGGGATCAAGACGATCATTACGATCCCGATTCGCGACTTCATCACCGCGCCGAGCGCATTGGGGTCGCTGACCAATTCTTGCGTGAAGCCGCCATGGACTATCAAGAAGGCAACGACCGAAGTGAGCATGCTGGTGACGAGAAAGACGGCAAGCGAAGCGGCCACGACGGCAATCGTGGTCCACCAACGAGGGCTTCGCGACGGCATGCTCGGCCACGCCGGCGGAGCGGCGTCAAATCCACCCGCCATCGGAGTCAGGGGAGCAGCAGCCGTGTATGGATTTTGCCCATCAGAGCGTGACGCATCGGTATCGGCGGAGTCATTATAGGAAACAACCGCCCCCTCTTTCGAGGCGGTTGCAGATTCGAAATCGTGTCCCTCGCCGGCGTTGGGGGGTGGATTGGGTGCTGGCGTGGGGGACTCGGGGTGGTCGTCATACGGTGGACGAGAATCCATCATTCGGTCTTCCTGGGGGGCGATGCCATTTGCGGGGATGCTTCCGTCAATTAGCGTGCCCGTAGTGTACGCGACAACCCGCCGGCATGGTATCGAAGGGAGTGATGGGCGTTTTGCTGCCGACCCGCGTCTACGCAACGCCCCAAGCTCCCGCTACGATCTGGGCCCACGCAGCGATCCGGGCTTGTCAAAGGGCGTCAAAATGCTCGGGAGATCAGTAGAAATTGCGGGGCAGAACCTTCGCTTCAAGCCATGGCTACGCAAACAACTTGGCGATCGGATTGCCGTTGTCGGTGACCGGAACCGGACGGTCACCATCGTAGAGATACTTGCCATAATCAATGCCGACCGCAGCACAGATCGTGGCAAAGAAGTCGGGAACACTGACCGGATCCGAGACAATATGTTTAGCCAGTTCGTCGGTCTCGCCATAAGCCCCACAATGCTTCAGTCCTCCTCCGGCCAGCACACACGAAAACGCTCGGCCTTGATGCCCACGTCCCCCCGCACTGTCGAATTCAGGCGGGCGTCCGAACTCCGTCGTGATCACGATCAACGTCTTGTCGAGTAAACGCTTCTCTTCCAAGTCAACGATCAATGCAGAAACCGCAGTATCAAGTTCACGGATCAATTCGTGTTGATTGATGATCCCTTCATAGTGAACATCCCAACCGGCACCGTTGAGGAAATTCAAATTGTGCGAGACTTCAATGAACCGGACGCCACGTTCGACTAAACGCCGGCTCAACAAACAACGTTGGCCAAATTCGCCGCCGTAACGATTCCGCAACGCGTCGGGTTCCTGTGACAACTGAAACGCACGATTAAAGTCGGGGCCGCTTAACTTCAAACTCTGTTGGATGACGTTCTCGTAGTCACGCAGGCGCGAATCCGCGAGCGTATTAACGTCGCCTCCGATGTTCGCAAGAAATTGTTCTCTTCGTGATTGTCGCTG contains:
- a CDS encoding CPBP family intramembrane glutamic endopeptidase; protein product: MMDSRPPYDDHPESPTPAPNPPPNAGEGHDFESATASKEGAVVSYNDSADTDASRSDGQNPYTAAAPLTPMAGGFDAAPPAWPSMPSRSPRWWTTIAVVAASLAVFLVTSMLTSVVAFLIVHGGFTQELVSDPNALGAVMKSRIGIVMIVLIPQLAMTVPSLLAAFLSPVETRKRLALTRGRWPVSVWVAAAMATPLVGLISSLLVGGFMEESDSLKVMSEAFRFHGHNGFLIPIALLIGATPALCEELVFRGYVQTRLTKSFGPFAGILVSSFLFAAFHMDLVHVVAVFPLGVYLGLLSWRSGSLYPAMLAHFVNNVISVVAVCLAPADKTDVLGMPSLAISVSILGFGIVGLATVIVASVYYGAPESEAV
- a CDS encoding DUF1501 domain-containing protein codes for the protein MNKDNSLLRLNRRKSLAAMTATAGGLLLPRAAAASSSQPLIQGNAEHVISIWLGGGMGQIDTFDPKRRGDPVAKKAGSYYSAIDTAVPEVQVCEHLKQLAPLMDRVTAVRTVNHEVIDEHAAATNRMHTGRAVTGTVLYPSLGSIVANQRGAADDGAPPYVLIGYPNVTRGPGFLGANSGYLYLTDTSQGPAGLSRPADITEQRQSRREQFLANIGGDVNTLADSRLRDYENVIQQSLKLSGPDFNRAFQLSQEPDALRNRYGGEFGQRCLLSRRLVERGVRFIEVSHNLNFLNGAGWDVHYEGIINQHELIRELDTAVSALIVDLEEKRLLDKTLIVITTEFGRPPEFDSAGGRGHQGRAFSCVLAGGGLKHCGAYGETDELAKHIVSDPVSVPDFFATICAAVGIDYGKYLYDGDRPVPVTDNGNPIAKLFA